The following are from one region of the Erwinia billingiae Eb661 genome:
- the dld gene encoding D-lactate dehydrogenase produces MHNTSPTGSQKLVADLRRIVGRNHLLTDPQQTARYRTGFRSGQGDALAVIFPGSLLEQWRILQACVAADVIVLMQAANTGLTEGSTPNGNDYDRDIVIISTLRMDKIQLLDKGKQVLAFPGSTLYQLEKVLKPLGREPHSVIGSSCIGASVLGGVCNNSGGSLIKRGPAYSEMALYAQVDAQGKLTLVNHLGMDLGTTPEQILSRLDDETWQPEAVKYDQRLASDNDYADRVRDVEADTPSRFNADARRLFEASGCAGKLAVFAVRLDTFVSEKQQQVFYLGTNDPDVLDELRRHMLQHFSHLPVAAEYMHRDIFDIAEVYGKDTFVMIDKLGTDKMPLFFTLKGRTDALLKPVSFLKPNFSDRLLQKISKALPSHLPKRMKAYRDRFEHHLMIKMSGDGIGEARDYLTTYFAQADGEFFECTPDEGSKAFLHRFAAAGAAVRYHAVHHDEVEDILALDIALRRNDRDWFERLPAEFDDALVHRLYYGHFFCHVFHQDYIVKKGVDVHALKEKMLAMLADRGAEYPAEHNVGHLYAAKPQLKAFYQQLDPTNSFNPGIGKTTKAKYWGECGCGAPSAVHSGAPDEVTPQDP; encoded by the coding sequence ATGCACAACACTTCCCCGACAGGCAGCCAGAAACTGGTGGCCGACTTGCGCCGCATCGTGGGCCGCAATCATCTTCTTACCGATCCGCAACAAACCGCGCGCTATCGCACCGGCTTTCGCTCTGGTCAGGGTGACGCGCTGGCGGTGATTTTCCCCGGCTCCCTGCTGGAACAATGGCGCATTCTGCAGGCCTGCGTCGCCGCCGATGTCATCGTGCTGATGCAGGCGGCGAATACCGGCCTGACCGAAGGCTCAACGCCGAACGGCAACGATTACGATCGCGATATCGTGATTATCAGCACCCTGCGGATGGATAAAATTCAGCTGCTGGATAAGGGCAAACAGGTGCTGGCTTTTCCGGGCAGCACGCTGTATCAGCTGGAAAAGGTGCTGAAACCGCTGGGACGCGAGCCGCACTCGGTGATCGGTTCGTCCTGCATCGGCGCGTCCGTGCTCGGTGGCGTGTGCAATAACTCCGGCGGTTCGCTGATTAAACGCGGGCCCGCCTACAGCGAAATGGCGCTGTATGCGCAGGTGGATGCGCAGGGCAAACTGACGCTGGTCAACCATTTAGGGATGGATTTAGGCACCACGCCGGAACAGATCCTCAGCCGGCTGGACGACGAAACCTGGCAGCCCGAGGCGGTGAAATACGACCAGCGCCTGGCGTCCGACAACGATTATGCCGACCGCGTGCGCGACGTCGAGGCGGACACCCCTTCACGTTTTAATGCCGACGCCCGCCGATTATTTGAAGCGTCCGGCTGTGCGGGCAAGCTGGCGGTGTTTGCCGTGCGGCTGGATACCTTTGTCAGCGAGAAGCAACAGCAGGTGTTTTATCTCGGCACCAACGATCCCGACGTGCTGGACGAACTGCGTCGCCATATGCTGCAACACTTCAGCCATCTTCCGGTGGCGGCAGAGTATATGCACCGCGATATTTTCGATATCGCCGAGGTCTACGGCAAAGATACCTTTGTGATGATCGACAAGCTCGGCACCGATAAGATGCCGCTGTTCTTTACCCTGAAGGGCCGTACCGACGCCTTGCTTAAGCCTGTTTCGTTCCTGAAACCGAACTTCAGCGATCGGCTGCTGCAAAAAATCAGCAAGGCGTTACCGTCACATCTGCCCAAACGGATGAAAGCCTACCGCGACCGCTTTGAACACCATCTGATGATTAAGATGTCGGGCGACGGGATTGGCGAAGCGCGGGACTATCTGACGACGTATTTCGCCCAGGCGGACGGCGAGTTCTTTGAATGTACGCCGGATGAAGGCAGCAAAGCCTTCCTGCATCGCTTTGCCGCAGCGGGTGCGGCCGTGCGCTATCACGCGGTGCATCACGATGAAGTGGAGGATATTCTGGCGCTGGATATCGCGCTGCGCCGTAACGATCGCGACTGGTTTGAACGCTTACCGGCAGAATTCGATGATGCGCTGGTGCACCGCCTCTATTACGGCCACTTCTTCTGCCATGTTTTCCATCAGGATTACATTGTCAAAAAAGGGGTCGATGTCCACGCGCTGAAGGAGAAGATGTTGGCGATGCTGGCCGATCGCGGTGCGGAGTACCCGGCTGAACATAACGTCGGGCATTTGTATGCCGCTAAACCGCAGCTGAAGGCGTTCTATCAGCAGTTGGATCCGACCAACAGCTTTAACCCTGGGATTGGGAAAACCACTAAAGCGAAATACTGGGGAGAATGTGGATGCGGTGCGCCGTCTGCTGTTCACAGCGGCGCACCGGACGAGGTTACTCCTCAGGATCCTTAA